From Xylocopilactobacillus apis, a single genomic window includes:
- the rny gene encoding ribonuclease Y — MQIPPHSDLPPVLTITLTMLLSAFIGVVIGFLIHKYIFNRNLDDARNSAEGIIENAKKEAENLKKELLLNSKEENSKYRSKIEEELRSRRVTVIEQENRLNNREEKLDRRETLLDKKESQIDRQEDLIANQRQEVSNLQNEAKKLVEVQQGKLNEIAQLTEDEAKAIILTKLKKKLVRERAQMVRESESRSRIEANRIAKDIVVQAIERSAADIVSDVTVTVVNLPNEDMKGRIIGREGRNIRSFEALTGVDLIVDETPEAVVLSSFDPVRREIGRIALEKLIADGRIHPGKIEELVEKAQKEFDDHLRELGDQTVYDLGLHDIHPELIKLIGRLQYRTSYGQNVLNHSIQVALLAGTMAAELGEDEMMARRAGLLHDIGKSIDHETEGSHVEIGVELTKRYHEPKQVINTIASHHGDEEPTSVIAVLVTAADAVSAARPGARSESLENYIHRLEKLEDLVDEFSGVKQSYAIQAGREIRVIVSPQVINDDETVFLAREIKEKIEKTLSYPGHIKVSVIREFRAVEVAS; from the coding sequence ATGCAAATACCACCGCATAGTGATTTGCCGCCAGTTCTCACCATAACATTAACTATGTTGCTTTCTGCTTTTATCGGTGTCGTCATTGGATTTTTGATTCATAAATATATTTTTAATCGCAATCTTGATGATGCACGAAATAGCGCCGAAGGAATCATTGAAAACGCTAAAAAAGAAGCAGAAAATTTAAAGAAAGAGCTTCTCTTAAACAGCAAAGAAGAGAATAGTAAATATCGTTCTAAAATTGAAGAAGAGCTTCGTTCTCGTCGAGTAACCGTTATTGAACAAGAAAATCGTTTAAATAATCGTGAAGAGAAATTAGATCGACGTGAAACACTTCTTGATAAGAAAGAGAGTCAAATAGATCGACAAGAAGATCTTATTGCTAATCAACGTCAAGAAGTTTCTAATTTGCAAAATGAAGCAAAGAAATTAGTTGAAGTTCAGCAGGGTAAACTCAATGAAATTGCTCAATTGACAGAAGATGAAGCTAAGGCAATTATTCTTACTAAACTAAAAAAGAAGTTGGTGCGCGAACGCGCTCAAATGGTTCGTGAAAGCGAATCAAGAAGCCGGATTGAAGCAAATCGAATTGCGAAAGACATTGTAGTTCAAGCAATTGAAAGAAGTGCTGCTGATATTGTCTCTGATGTTACGGTCACGGTTGTTAATTTGCCAAATGAAGATATGAAGGGCAGAATTATTGGCCGAGAAGGACGTAATATTAGAAGTTTTGAGGCGTTAACTGGAGTTGACTTAATTGTTGACGAAACACCAGAAGCAGTTGTGCTAAGCAGTTTTGATCCTGTCAGAAGAGAAATAGGACGGATTGCATTAGAAAAATTGATTGCTGATGGAAGAATTCATCCAGGAAAAATTGAAGAATTAGTTGAAAAAGCTCAAAAAGAATTTGATGATCATTTACGAGAATTAGGTGATCAGACGGTTTACGATTTAGGGCTCCACGATATTCATCCAGAATTAATTAAATTGATTGGGCGGCTTCAATATCGGACCAGTTACGGCCAAAATGTTTTAAATCATTCAATTCAGGTTGCTTTGCTTGCAGGAACAATGGCTGCAGAATTGGGCGAAGATGAAATGATGGCTCGCCGTGCAGGTTTATTGCATGATATTGGTAAATCAATTGACCATGAGACCGAAGGTTCGCATGTTGAAATTGGGGTTGAGTTAACTAAGAGATATCATGAGCCTAAACAGGTGATTAATACGATTGCTAGTCATCATGGAGATGAGGAACCGACATCAGTTATCGCTGTTTTGGTAACTGCTGCGGATGCAGTTTCTGCAGCACGTCCAGGAGCTCGCTCAGAATCTTTGGAAAATTATATTCATCGGCTTGAAAAATTAGAAGATTTAGTAGATGAATTTTCAGGTGTTAAACAAAGTTATGCAATTCAAGCTGGACGAGAAATTAGAGTTATTGTTTCTCCACAAGTTATTAACGATGATGAAACGGTATTTTTAGCTCGTGAAATAAAAGAAAAAATTGAAAAAACTTTATCTTATCCAGGACATATTAAAGTTTCTGTTATACGTGAATTTAGAGCTGTCGAAGTTGCTAGTTAG
- a CDS encoding MraY family glycosyltransferase produces the protein MFKTIFMLFGTGLISLCITPFIRKLAFTLGAVDKPNQRRVNKKAIPTIGGLGIFIAVNISMMLFLRYNFPTHTLFSVFIAECVIIITGIIDDIRELRPRQKMLGILIAALIIYYLAGIQMNSLTLPIVGKIQFGIFSMPITIFWILAITNAVNLIDGLDGLATGVSFIALCTMGIIAYFFLNIQNPSIAISIFILAAALLGFLPYNFHPARIFLGDTGALFIGFMISIFSLQGLKNVTFITLLIPVIILGVPVTDTFYAILRRILNKQPISRADKHHLHHQLLQMGFTVPQTVFAIYGISLIFSFISLMYPISSFAASIFLTIFVLLGLELFIEAIGLLGENRHPFLNMIRKFAHRLNRNRK, from the coding sequence ATTTTTAAAACAATATTTATGCTTTTCGGGACCGGGTTAATTTCGCTTTGTATCACTCCATTTATTCGAAAGTTAGCCTTTACCTTAGGTGCAGTTGATAAGCCTAATCAAAGAAGAGTAAATAAAAAAGCAATTCCCACGATTGGGGGTTTAGGAATTTTTATTGCAGTTAATATTTCGATGATGCTTTTTTTGCGCTATAATTTTCCCACCCATACACTTTTTTCAGTTTTTATTGCAGAATGCGTAATAATTATCACCGGAATTATTGATGATATTAGAGAATTGCGTCCTCGTCAAAAGATGTTAGGGATCCTAATTGCGGCCTTAATTATCTATTATTTAGCTGGAATCCAGATGAATTCTTTAACTCTTCCGATAGTTGGTAAAATTCAATTTGGAATTTTTAGTATGCCCATCACGATTTTTTGGATTTTAGCTATTACTAATGCGGTAAATTTGATTGATGGGCTTGATGGATTAGCAACTGGAGTATCTTTTATTGCTCTTTGTACCATGGGCATCATCGCTTATTTCTTTTTAAATATTCAAAATCCAAGCATTGCTATTTCAATCTTCATTTTAGCGGCAGCTTTACTAGGATTTTTACCATATAATTTTCATCCGGCTCGTATTTTTTTAGGAGACACTGGAGCATTATTTATTGGCTTTATGATCTCAATATTCTCACTACAGGGATTAAAGAATGTAACATTTATCACCCTTTTAATTCCGGTAATTATTTTAGGAGTTCCCGTCACTGATACATTTTATGCAATTCTGAGAAGAATTTTAAATAAACAGCCAATCTCTAGGGCTGATAAACACCATTTGCACCATCAATTACTTCAAATGGGTTTTACCGTTCCTCAAACAGTATTTGCCATTTATGGAATTTCTTTAATTTTTTCATTTATTTCTTTAATGTATCCAATCTCATCATTTGCTGCTAGCATTTTCCTGACAATTTTTGTTTTGTTAGGTTTGGAGCTTTTCATCGAAGCAATTGGATTGCTGGGAGAAAATCGGCACCCGTTTTTAAATATGATACGCAAGTTTGCCCATCGACTTAATCGAAATCGTAAATAA
- a CDS encoding DEAD/DEAH box helicase — MANEELLFGRQLLDFQLPEIKKDLLLNRPAMKIINDEIICERCSTQYQKNDVCLPTGDYYCPNCVNLGRVTSSDKLYHLPEFNLFPKNINYLVFNGTLTKAQQRLSDEVIEAILKRKSLLLWAVTGAGKTEMMFPGLNEAFKQGLRVCWATPRIDVVLELAPRLEKVFPDLPISVLYGSNEEPYSYCQFVLCTTHQLLRFYQAFDVLIIDEVDSFPYAGNKSLAFAADHSVKQNASRIYLSATPPDELTEKVPTAYLPQRFHGHPLPVPKCIYLGKWRQFVKTNRLPRKVKRVLAQGLKNKERYLIFVSEISLLDKLKKAFNTNFKKAKCATVYAGDEKRKEKVQDFRTGKYDVLFTTTILERGVTIFHINVLVIGAESKVFNWSSLVQIAGRAGRDKDHYDDQVIFYFSDYTKDLKKAVTQIKYLNQKAAEND; from the coding sequence ATGGCCAATGAAGAATTATTATTTGGAAGGCAGCTCTTAGATTTTCAGCTGCCTGAAATTAAAAAAGACTTATTATTAAATCGTCCAGCAATGAAGATCATAAATGATGAAATTATTTGCGAACGATGCAGCACCCAATATCAAAAAAATGATGTCTGTTTACCAACAGGAGATTATTATTGTCCCAATTGCGTGAATTTAGGACGAGTAACAAGCAGCGATAAATTATACCACTTACCAGAATTCAATCTTTTTCCTAAAAATATTAATTATTTAGTTTTTAATGGGACTTTAACAAAAGCTCAGCAGAGACTTTCTGATGAAGTAATTGAAGCAATTTTAAAACGTAAATCACTATTACTCTGGGCGGTAACTGGAGCTGGAAAGACAGAAATGATGTTTCCTGGTTTGAACGAAGCTTTTAAACAGGGGTTAAGAGTTTGTTGGGCAACGCCTCGAATCGATGTGGTGCTTGAATTAGCTCCGCGTTTAGAAAAAGTTTTTCCGGATTTGCCCATTTCAGTGCTATATGGTTCTAATGAAGAACCTTATAGTTATTGCCAGTTTGTTTTATGTACCACTCATCAACTGCTTAGATTTTATCAAGCTTTTGACGTGCTTATTATTGATGAAGTAGATTCTTTTCCTTATGCAGGCAATAAGAGTTTGGCTTTTGCTGCAGATCATTCAGTAAAACAAAATGCCAGTCGAATTTATTTATCAGCAACTCCACCAGATGAATTAACCGAAAAAGTTCCGACTGCTTATTTACCTCAGCGGTTTCATGGACATCCACTGCCGGTACCTAAATGTATTTATCTTGGAAAATGGCGGCAATTTGTCAAAACAAATCGTTTGCCTAGAAAAGTAAAACGAGTGTTAGCTCAAGGATTGAAAAATAAAGAACGTTATTTAATTTTTGTTAGCGAGATTTCCTTACTTGATAAGCTTAAAAAAGCTTTTAATACTAATTTTAAAAAAGCAAAATGTGCAACAGTTTATGCCGGTGACGAAAAACGAAAAGAAAAAGTCCAAGACTTTCGGACGGGTAAATACGATGTTTTGTTTACTACGACCATCTTAGAAAGAGGAGTCACAATTTTTCATATTAATGTATTAGTGATCGGAGCAGAAAGCAAGGTATTTAATTGGTCATCTTTGGTTCAAATTGCCGGCAGGGCAGGACGTGATAAAGATCATTATGACGATCAGGTGATTTTCTATTTTTCTGATTATACAAAAGATCTTAAAAAAGCGGTAACTCAGATAAAATATTTAAATCAAAAGGCGGCGGAGAATGACTGA
- a CDS encoding ComF family protein, which produces MTECLLCHIEFVRNLDFKFIVNFNRLRPASICPRCLNKFCRLNKNSSCPQCGRFQNNNQICGDCLKWQSIYSKDVIKNKSLFAYDQEMHDYFRSFKKRGDYRLRLAFSQIIAEYLDHHKYDAYIFVPTASEHFLKRKFDPVTALFGELVKPTVTIDNILNVEHQSLKSRRERLATIQTFSLSEIQSQKLKNVSSILIFDDIYTTGATIYRMRQAIRDQHIDAPIESLTLAR; this is translated from the coding sequence ATGACTGAATGTTTGTTATGTCATATAGAATTTGTTCGTAATTTGGATTTTAAATTTATCGTTAATTTTAATCGGTTAAGGCCCGCCTCTATTTGCCCAAGATGCTTAAATAAATTTTGCCGTTTAAATAAAAATTCTAGCTGTCCGCAATGTGGACGTTTTCAGAATAATAATCAAATTTGTGGTGATTGTTTAAAGTGGCAGAGTATTTATAGTAAAGACGTTATAAAAAATAAATCCTTATTTGCTTACGATCAAGAGATGCACGATTATTTCCGTTCATTTAAAAAAAGAGGCGACTATCGTTTGAGATTGGCTTTTTCACAAATAATTGCCGAGTATTTAGATCATCATAAATATGATGCGTATATTTTTGTTCCAACCGCTTCAGAGCATTTTTTAAAACGAAAATTTGATCCAGTTACAGCATTATTTGGAGAACTAGTTAAGCCGACTGTGACAATTGATAATATTTTAAATGTTGAACACCAATCATTAAAATCGCGACGAGAGCGGTTGGCAACAATTCAGACGTTTAGCTTATCTGAAATTCAGTCGCAAAAATTAAAAAATGTTTCTTCAATATTGATATTTGATGATATCTATACGACAGGAGCAACCATTTATCGCATGCGTCAAGCAATTAGAGATCAGCATATTGATGCACCAATTGAAAGTTTAACGCTTGCGCGTTAG
- the hpf gene encoding ribosome hibernation-promoting factor, HPF/YfiA family: MFRYNIRGENIEVTEAIRNYIEKRLNKLDKYFTNDLGGDPNCNVNLKVYPEKQAKAEVTIMIHSLVLRAEQTTNDLYQSIDFVSEKLERQIRKYKTRINRRNRAKGFKESELIIDSEKDTVEDEATPVVRTKRLSLKPMGAEEAILQMNLLGHDFFIFEDAQTNGTSIVYRRHDDKYGLIETDE; the protein is encoded by the coding sequence ATGTTTCGTTATAATATTCGCGGTGAAAATATCGAAGTAACTGAGGCAATCAGAAATTACATCGAGAAAAGATTAAATAAATTAGATAAATATTTTACGAATGATTTAGGCGGAGATCCTAATTGTAACGTCAATCTAAAAGTATATCCGGAAAAACAAGCAAAAGCTGAAGTTACAATTATGATTCATTCTCTAGTTTTACGAGCTGAACAGACAACGAATGATTTATATCAGAGTATTGATTTTGTTTCAGAAAAACTAGAACGTCAAATTAGAAAATACAAAACCCGAATTAATCGCCGGAACCGGGCAAAAGGCTTTAAAGAGTCTGAGCTTATCATTGATAGCGAAAAAGACACTGTTGAAGACGAAGCAACTCCAGTTGTACGGACTAAGCGACTTTCATTAAAGCCAATGGGTGCGGAAGAAGCAATTCTTCAGATGAACTTATTGGGTCATGATTTCTTTATCTTTGAGGATGCTCAAACTAATGGTACTAGTATTGTCTATCGCAGACACGATGATAAATATGGTTTAATTGAAACTGATGAGTAG
- the secA gene encoding preprotein translocase subunit SecA — MAKIADKVIALEDEYQKLSDDELKAKTEEFKGRYQKGETLDQLLPEAFAAVREGSRRVLGLFPFKVQIIGGIALHEGNIAEMKTGEGKTLTATMPVYLNAISGKGVHVVTVNEYLSERDATEMGELYNWLGLSVGLNLASLSSEEKREAYAKDITYSTNAELGFDYLRDNMVVSNDQMVQRGLNFAVVDEVDSILIDEARTPLIISGQAEKSNALYIRADRFVKTLKDEEDYKIDWSTKTISLTEAGMHKAEENFGLDNLYDIENTALTHHLEEALRANYIMLKNIDYVVQDGEVLIVDPFTGRAMDGRRWSDGLHQAVEAKEGVEIQDESQTVATITYQNYFRMYSKLSGMTGTAKTEEEEFIEIYNMRVIEVPTNRPMIRVDRHDILYATLQNKFAAVVNDIIERHEKGQPVLVGTVAVETSEYLSQLLNEAHVPHVVLNAKPENITRESEIIMNAGQRGAVTIATNMAGRGTDIKLGPGVVELGGLMVLGTERHESRRIDNQLRGRSGRQGDPGESQFYLSLEDDLMKRFGSEQMKKRLKMLKINDNDLVLESRIFTRQVEAAQKRVEGQNYDARKQTLQYDDVMREQREVIYKQRRQVIDEEETLKPVFFGMAERSINRVVNVHTQGDDKSKWDLDNIVNFAQTTLVGEDEITTDDLKDKSAEEIKKYLMDFVTKNYDHKFEQIGDPEQMLEFEKIVILRVVDDRWTNHIDEMDQLRNSIGLRGYGQMNPLVEYQEEGYNSFEVMIADIEDGVTRLFMKAEIRQSVAN; from the coding sequence ATGGCAAAAATTGCCGATAAAGTAATTGCTCTGGAAGATGAGTATCAAAAATTATCCGATGATGAATTAAAGGCAAAAACTGAAGAATTTAAGGGACGTTATCAAAAAGGTGAAACACTTGATCAATTGCTCCCAGAAGCTTTTGCTGCAGTAAGAGAAGGTTCACGCAGAGTCTTGGGATTATTTCCGTTTAAAGTCCAGATTATTGGAGGGATTGCCTTACATGAAGGTAATATCGCCGAAATGAAGACTGGTGAAGGGAAAACCTTAACTGCTACAATGCCTGTATATTTAAATGCAATTTCTGGTAAAGGCGTTCATGTTGTTACAGTAAATGAATATTTGTCAGAACGTGATGCTACTGAAATGGGTGAATTATACAACTGGTTAGGATTATCAGTTGGTTTAAACCTGGCAAGTTTATCTTCAGAAGAGAAACGTGAAGCGTACGCAAAAGATATTACTTATTCTACGAATGCTGAATTAGGGTTTGATTATTTGCGTGATAACATGGTCGTTTCAAATGACCAAATGGTTCAGCGCGGTTTAAATTTTGCAGTAGTCGATGAAGTTGACTCGATTTTAATTGATGAAGCAAGAACTCCTTTGATAATTTCGGGACAGGCTGAAAAGTCAAATGCTCTTTATATTAGAGCTGATCGTTTTGTTAAAACCTTAAAAGATGAAGAAGATTACAAAATTGATTGGTCTACAAAGACGATTAGTTTGACTGAAGCCGGCATGCATAAAGCAGAAGAAAATTTTGGTCTTGATAATCTTTATGACATTGAAAATACAGCGTTAACTCACCATTTAGAAGAAGCATTACGTGCTAACTATATCATGCTGAAAAACATTGATTATGTTGTTCAAGATGGCGAAGTTTTAATCGTTGATCCATTTACTGGACGTGCAATGGACGGTCGTCGTTGGTCTGACGGATTACACCAAGCAGTTGAAGCAAAAGAAGGCGTTGAGATTCAAGATGAATCTCAAACTGTTGCTACGATCACTTATCAGAATTATTTTAGAATGTATTCAAAATTGTCTGGTATGACTGGTACTGCAAAGACCGAAGAAGAAGAATTTATTGAAATTTATAACATGCGGGTTATTGAGGTTCCAACTAACCGTCCAATGATTAGGGTTGACCGTCATGATATTTTATATGCAACATTACAGAATAAGTTTGCGGCTGTTGTTAATGATATTATTGAACGGCACGAAAAAGGACAGCCGGTTTTAGTCGGAACGGTTGCCGTTGAAACTTCTGAATATTTATCGCAGCTTTTAAATGAAGCACATGTACCTCATGTTGTTTTAAATGCTAAGCCGGAAAATATTACTCGTGAATCAGAAATCATTATGAATGCCGGTCAAAGAGGAGCCGTAACAATTGCTACAAATATGGCGGGTCGTGGGACCGATATTAAATTAGGACCAGGAGTTGTTGAACTCGGTGGCTTGATGGTTTTAGGTACAGAGCGTCATGAGTCTCGCAGAATTGATAATCAGCTGCGTGGCCGTTCTGGACGTCAGGGAGATCCTGGAGAATCACAATTTTATCTTTCACTTGAAGATGATTTGATGAAACGTTTTGGATCAGAACAAATGAAGAAACGTTTGAAAATGCTCAAGATCAATGACAACGATTTAGTATTAGAAAGCAGAATTTTCACTCGACAAGTCGAAGCTGCGCAAAAACGGGTTGAAGGTCAAAACTATGATGCTCGTAAGCAAACACTTCAGTATGACGATGTTATGCGTGAACAGCGTGAGGTTATCTATAAGCAGCGCCGACAAGTTATTGATGAAGAAGAAACTTTAAAACCGGTATTCTTTGGAATGGCTGAACGTTCAATTAATCGAGTTGTCAATGTTCATACTCAAGGTGATGATAAATCTAAATGGGATTTAGATAATATTGTAAATTTTGCTCAGACAACTTTAGTTGGAGAAGATGAAATTACAACTGATGACCTGAAAGACAAGTCAGCTGAAGAAATTAAAAAATATTTAATGGATTTTGTTACTAAAAACTACGATCATAAGTTTGAACAAATTGGTGATCCAGAACAAATGTTAGAATTCGAAAAGATTGTCATTTTGCGCGTCGTAGATGATCGTTGGACTAATCATATCGATGAAATGGATCAATTACGTAATTCAATTGGTTTACGTGGTTATGGTCAGATGAATCCATTAGTTGAATATCAAGAAGAAGGTTACAATAGTTTTGAAGTAATGATTGCTGACATCGAAGATGGAGTTACAAGACTCTTTATGAAGGCAGAAATTAGACAAAGCGTTGCTAACTAA